In Juglans microcarpa x Juglans regia isolate MS1-56 chromosome 1S, Jm3101_v1.0, whole genome shotgun sequence, the genomic stretch CGGAGTTAGAGTGGTCGGAATTCGCAGTCGGAGTCAAAATCAGAGTGATTATGAGAATGACtattggagtcggagttcgaAGTTTCAGGAAACTCCAACTCCGAACTTcgacttttttttaaaaaaacatccCTGAattattaccaaaaaaaaaaaaaaactaaacggTTGGATGTTGTTTCTTCACATGGAGTCCAAAATGCAAGACTcctattcttctttctttccctcactcTCTTTCCCTTCTTTTGATTCTCTGAATCTTCTCTGTTTCCTCTCTAAGTCTCTGTTGCTCAGTTCTCGTTTGTCATCATGATCTTGCCATCATCTGCGCCGTTTAGACTTTGCAATGTCATGACTCATAAGTGCAGTCCGAGACTccgagccctaaattaattaattttcgcaatttttattttttgccatgATGTTAGGTTGCCtagaattatttgatgttttacATTATAACAGTTGTTTGGGGTCTAGTCGTTGGTTGTTGGATTGCTTGTAAATGTAAAATGGAATTGATTACGGTGGAGTGGAACACTGTGAAATGACACCAGTGTATGCAGGGaaggtgtttgtgaaaatgaaaatgtaaatTGTGAAATGTTGCTGAGTTATGAGACATGTTTAATTATTCTGTAGTTCATCAGAATTTTGGTGACTATCCTCAATCATGTGTACTCCAGTTTTATGCTTGATAACTGTTATTTGAAGAAACATTTTTCTAGAGTTTAGTGACTCTGGGTGATAATGAAGGTGCAATTTTTGTTAATGAATCAAAAACAAATCTTAATATATTATTTGCTCAGTAGTACTCTCAGTCTCCACTTTCCTCAAAGCCTATTTATTTATGCAATCTTTCTttacttataattaaaaatcaaatctcagtcatatgcattttactcataAACTTTTGGGCTTTATGTAAAAATTCTCAGGCAAAACATGCTTTGGTCAGAGCTCTGAGTTCTAAACTTTGATCGAAgccggagtcagagtcggaagGTGTTTTGACCTCCGACTCAGAGGTCGGAGGTGGGAACTTCGACTCCATCGGAGTCGGCGCCTACCCTTAAACACATGAGAGTTATTCATGTTTCCTTAATGTAATAAATAAGACAGGTCGAAAGTAAGTTGAATCATTTACGAAGAATAGTATTAATGggtctatatgtatatatatgtttggcaTTAAGATAGctcaattcaaaaatttaaaggggacttttagaaattattttgatcacatcctattttatctcatttccaAACATATCTCATATACAattactttcaaactaatcattaaatgttcccaaactttcaaataaaaaataaaaaataattcaattttttgaaattccaaaacaaaaattatattaaaaaaattatattctaacaatattttaattttataatattttttattcaactttttctctatttttccaaaattaaaaaatatttaacttaaattatctcacttttattcataaactatcttattactatttacaaaatttttatttcttctcattctttaAGCATCCCTCCGACTCTAGATGCTCTTATCTATTCCCGTCATCTTCCACACCTCTGACTTCTTTACTAATCTAATCTAAACTTCTTTTCACTCGGAGATATGCCAACATCTTCCCCAAAGTAGCTTCAGCTTTCTGGATGCTTCGCCTATTTCCGAACAATGTCTTGCTGTAGCTCCGTGCCTTCTTTCTCTGTCCCCTGTGCTTCCGCTAGAAGCTCAAGATTCGCTTTCTCTTCGAGTTCAAGGCCACGAATCCACTGTGCCCTTGGAGGTGATTTCTCTCCCTTTGAATACCGTCTGTTATTCTTATTATTACCCATTTGGTGATTAATGTCTCTTTTGGTTTCCTGAGAAATTTGTGGGATTAAGTTTCTTCGgtattttcttttcgtttttggTAATATTACTGGAGTGTGCTGCTCGCTTTTCGGTTTTGTCGTTTCTCGTAATTCTTAGACCAGTTCTTGTACATAGAACTTGATATGTATTAAAATTGTAATGTCGggaatttactttaaaaaagaaactgtAATGTCGGTGATGTCGATAACCTAGCACCCACTACCCAGGCATCTTATagaatttttagtatttatatttactATGTAGCAGAACTCACTTTATTAGCATTGGCATTTAGTATGTAGCATtagcattggcttcatcaaaatcatcttcaaaattGGATGAGAAgtatatgtttttcataaatctaaaactctagccataactccacattgaattagtcaaaataataatataatattatttttttaataataatatttttaatttttttttttattttgcaattacactaactatatattaattaataataatatttcttccttcacatatttcaaaactaactatttatcaattaataatatatttttaattaatgaaagtGAAAGGGTGTTCGAGGGAAGTGAAAACCGTGGGAAATGGAAACTGAAAATCAAACCAATCGGggtaatttttacaataaaatattacttttgaagatgaacAGTACATCTTCAAATGTGaagatatacttaaaattactgtagctcatagttcaaacttttactttttgaagaagccaatgtagatcattttatctatattttttcaaattttgaacatTGGCTTCTGAAATGCCAGTGCTTGATAATGCATGATTTTGGACTATTTGTGCATGTGGGTCCCACATAAAATGGAAATCTGTGAACTTGTCGGGGAAATTACTGTCTTCATATTTCAAAAGCCTTCACTTTGCCATCCATGTTCCAGTTCTCTACGACGTATGTTGGCTGGTTAAGTTTTCGCATAAAACACCGAGTGAAAAGAGTATGCTTGGAGTCCATGTGTATATTCTTAATTCCCGAGTCATCTAATTCAGGGACTGTGGCTGAACCAAAAGTTACCGCAGCTGCTGAGCCGCTGTTGCTTAATGCAGTTCGTGGGGAAGATGTTGAGAGACCCCCGGTTTGGCTCATGAGGCAAGCAGGGAGGTACATGAAGGCAGGTTTATACAGCTACCactttcaaaataacatttcttaTATTCACGGCCTACTATATAATTTATGTGGGATGCATGCCTTTTCTAGGATTTGCTGTAGGATAACACCAAAATCTGTAACTTCAGAATGCCTGAGTTTCTCGTGCTCGATGTTTTCTAATGTTAAAtcctgttttggactaagtttttatatttcttatcCTTTTATGACTACAATAAAGGACCAGAATTGGCCTTCTCTTTTGCCTCTGGATGTTACTACTTGGAAGACTAGATATGGGCGACACCAGGTTTTTTAGGTGCCCCAAGTACTTTATATATCACAGTCCTGAGTTCCTCAGCATGGTTTTGTTTGCTGTATATACCATTCCTTTTTTTGTTGTCTGTTCTTCTCATACGACTCGTACCTTTTTTTAGTCTTCTTGTCTGCATAAAGTTGGGCATTGATATTTTCTTGTGAGTATACCCAGAGAAAGTAAACTGCTGTGCTGGTTTTATAGATAAATAAACATCCAAAAGTCCAATGTTCTGCTTTACTGGTGTAGCTCTATTATAACATGTCCTTGTAGTACCTGTTTCTTTTATATCTTTCCTAGCTATGTAGGTATCTCATAGTTATCTCACAGTTAGTTCCCTTCATAACTTGGATCTCATTTATCAACAATTCTTGTTACAGAGTTACCAAATTATCTGTGAGAAGTATCCTTCATTTCGCGAAAGATCAGAAAATGTTGATCTTGTTGTGGAAATTTCACTACAACCGTGGAAAGTTTTTAAGCCTGATGGGGTAAGATACCTTGCTGGGAAtcgatttttttaatacattttttgtTAATTCAGGCAATTTCATTTACCCCTCTACTTGTTTGTGATCATATCTTAGATCTTTCTCACATTGATTGTGATAGGTAATCTTATTCTCAGACATTCTTACCCCCCTATCTGGGATGAATATACCTTTTGACATTGTGAAAGGTAAGGGTCCTATCATATTCAATCCCCTATGCACAGCTGCTGATGTTGATCTAGTGACAGAATTTGTTCCTGGAGATTCGGTCCCATATGTTGGAGAAGCCTTGACAATCCTGCGCAAAGAGGTCTAACTTGGCAtgttcccttttctttttccaccaATAAATCCTTCAGCGATTCATTTTAGAACCATTTCTCATCTTCAttcatttgaataattttagtAGTTTATGAGTAATGCTTCCGAATTCAGTTGTGTACCATAAGACAAGGTATTCTTTGTGTACTTCATTTCAATAGAATTTTACCCACCTGTTTATATACCTTACATGGATCATTACCAGTTTAATCTAACGGGCgtgggttttatatttttctgggGACAGGCgtgggttttatatttttctgggGAAAATGATTGAACTATTTCCTCATATGGTACCATCAGGGAACAGAATTATAAAACCATGTTGGAATCCCTTGCTTGTGTCAATTCTGAATAAGCATGTTCAATTTGAGTTGGACCTCTTAAGCAGATAACACCAAACAGTCTATTTCGATTTATGCACTAAAGTAAGGGTGATTCTACGTGTCTAGTCTGTGAACTTCAAATAAACCATAGTGTAGTTTCAGTTGTCCATATTAGTGAATATTGCAATATCTTCTATGTTCCTTTACCTTAACcatattattctttctttttcttttatagtttaTGTTCACCTATGTCTTTATTTACAGGTAGATAATAAAGCAGCGGTCCTAGGCTTTGTTGGGGCTCCTTTTACCCTGGCTTCATATGTGGTTGAAGGTGGTTCCTCAAAGCACTTCACTAAAATAAAGGGATTAGCTTTCTCAGAGCCCAAGGTGATTTTGTACTTGTTTCCTCCAGTTTTTTAACAACATCCATATGATTGCATATGAGTTAGCATGATAATTGCGATGGGGCTTAGTTTCTATGGAGTCATGCAAGACATAATGACTGGAACAATCGTATTGCTAGTTTAAGTCCTTGAGATTTAGCaggaaatgaaaaattatagtaGTATGCAGCAGAAGTCCTAAAGAAAATATAGTTTTAGGTCATCACACTTCTTAGAATATTTAACCTtctatttttgggaaaatcacACTTTACTCCTCTAAAGTACCATTTCTTTTGCAATTTGCCCCATTCTTCAAGATCTGACCTCCATAAAATTGGGGGTACCATCCCTcttcctaaaaagaaaaaaaaagatctgaTCTCCCaagatagattaaaaaaaaggcgAAGTGTGACACGATCTTAATGGTTGCATTTTAAAGAATAGCGTAAATTGCAAAAAGAGCAGTAGTTTGGGGAGTAAAGTGATACCTTTGGTAGTTTGGTGGTCATATTGCAAAAGGAATGATAGTTAAAGTAGGTAGAGtgtaatttttctctttcttgacTACAGACTCCTTGTAAATGCAAATgtctaattaatttgttgtagtTACCTCTATCTCGCGACACAACTTTAGGAGCAATTCCATTTTCGAGAGGTGGTTGAACCCATGTGAAAATTGTGTCTAGTATATTCGGACCAACTAGGAAAAAATTCAGTTGATAAAAGATCACTGGGATTATCTATATTTTAGGCAATTCAATCTTTGCTTATGGAGGAGACAGGTTAGATAAAGTTatactctctcttttttcatacTGATGTCAGGTTTTTATTCGACGTTTGATTACTCCTACAGGTCCTTCATGCCTTACTTCAGAAATTTGCAACGTCAATGGCAAAATACATTCAATACCAAGCTGAAAGTGGAGCTCAAGCTGTTCAGATCTTTGACTCCTGGGCCACAGAGCTTAGCCCAGTAGATTTTGAAGAATTCAGTCTGCCGTACTTGAAGCAGATTGTGGATGCTGTGAAACGAACCCATCCAAATCTTCCTCTAATCCTTTATGCAAGTGGATCCGGAGGGTTGCTTGAGAGGCTAGCTTTGACGGGTGTTGATGTAGTTAGCTTGGATTGGACTGTTGATATGGCTGAAGGTAGGAGGCGCCTGGGACAAGATATAGCAGTTCAAGGTAATGTGGATCCAGGTGTACTTTTTGGTTCAAAGGAGTTCATCACCAACCGTATCAATGATACCGTGAGGAAAGCAGGGAGAGGGaaacatattttgaatcttggCCATGGTATTGTTGTAGGTACACCCGAAGAGAATGTTGCTCATTTCTTTGAGGTTGCTAAAGGACTCAGATACTAAAAAAAGCTAATCTGAggttattttagttaattaattattaattttttctgcAAATTGGAGATTTTGTaacactattttttctttccggCTCGTTATCGTTCATTGGATGTGATAGTGGCTAAATGATGGGAGCAGATATATATGTAGATAAAGCCCGGCCTGTGATATGTAGTTGCTGAAGGTAATAAtgtctgctctgctctgctcgaATGAAAACCCAAACCGTTCACCATGTTCGAATTTACACAAGATTGTAGTTGTTGTAGTGCTTTGCTTAGGAACCCACTCTCTGTCTTCTACGATTGCGTCGGTGGCTTTTCAGTCGAGTCGCACTGAAATGTTTGTCTGCCTTGTGCTGAACACCGCTACTTTAGTACGTGCTTCAATAACTGACTAATGCCAGCCAATTGACCGActttgggaaaaaaagaaaccaaCTTAGGTGGTAAGAGTTTCATCACCCACTTCACTGTCTACTATAGCAATTATCAATGGCATTGTTAATTTGGGGCTTTCACTTTCCACGACTCAATCCCACGTCAACCCAatcaaagtgtttttttttttttttttttttttttaaatccgattttagttaaattataccGATTCAATCTGACTTTACCTGATTCAAaactatttcttattttttttgtgtttcaattttcaagtatgactttttttttccctcatatGAAATTGCTGAGataatttaacatatattaaatacatgaattgcattctttttgaaattatttgaattcatattatattttaaatgcttAAATTGTATTACATATGTTTTCTATACATTTTTATTAACACCGAACTATCTAatttcgtttggttatacagatgagatgagatgatatattttgaataatagtgagatttttgagttaagatgagataagatgatttgtaaaaaaatgtctatttagataatgagatgggatgagatgattttaacttttttagggaTTTGATAAAGTGGTGGATCTCACCaattattgaaaagtatttttaattattgggtggacaatattatgaatatactaaaattagtaatatctattattaatttaaaaactcataaatattttgactttttcaaaatatatttttatattattatattatgactatttattataatatattttataaaattcgaaatatatatttttaattatatattaaaataaaataaaaaattctgataaataattatatatattaaaaatgtgataGTTAGTGTTACTGTAACGGTATTGTAGAAGCTGATGAAATTTTGTAACGTATCAACTCTGGCAGTACTAGTTGAAAAGtcaaagatgagataagattttgTTTTCTACCGTTTGAAAAATCAAAGATGAAAGGTGAATTACTTTAAACCGGGCCTTAACATGTTATTAATGGTAGACGATAAGGACATGGTTGTAAAATCACCTGTTCTCTGGACAATCTCAACCGACAAATGGACACCCCAATCTCCAGGGTCCAAGAAAAAACGTCAAGAAGATCGAAGAACTCACTCAGAAGAGAGGTGTAAACTAAAATGGCAAGTGTCGGGCTCAGTAACTGTTGGTTTTGTTCTTCTTCAGCCCTCACAACTCATCCTCTTCCGAACAAGAGGTTGAACTTTGCGTGCAATTTCATACTGCCCGTTTACCGGAACGCCTTGAAATCGAGCAAGGTTTATTGTAAACAACTACCCGACACCCAGAGTAGTGGGATTGATCAGAATCCCACAGACCGTGGGGCCTCGATTTCCAGGTCCAAGATGGAAGAGTACAACATTGCgatgaagaggatgatgaggagCCCTTATGAGTATCACCATGATCTTGGTCAGCTCTCTTCTACTACCTACTTCTTCTGAATATTTCCGTTTCCATTGCCATTCAGGATTTTGGCTCGCCTATATGTTTGAGCGCTTACCTGCTTGTGGTAAATCTCGTTTTGAGGAAAGAAAACATGCTTACATGGGCGGTTGCCTCGTGGGTTGGTTTTTTATAATTGGCATTACTTTCCTTCATGTCATCGGTAACCCAATTCGAATCTACATGTCATAGGACAACAGTTTAGTTTATATTCTGTCCTATAACACTGCAGTGCATATGGATCTTATGGATacttttgaatctttgatcTTAACTTGAATCGCATTACGTAATATGGTTGATTTTCAAGACAAGGATGCCTTTCATAGAAGTGAAGAAGAGTAATGGAGGTTATAATTGATTTCGCcccaaaagttaaaaaagaaaagggtgcTAGAACAGCAACTTTTTAAGTACTCGCCAATTTTACAGGATAATATGGCTTTATTCGCCTATAAAAGAAGTTGGCAAAGTTACTAATGAAAAGTACTGCGTTGCACACCACCCTTTTCTTTCTTACaaatattgatttctttttgttttttatcagtaaatattaactttttttagcAAAG encodes the following:
- the LOC121246825 gene encoding uroporphyrinogen decarboxylase translates to MSCCSSVPSFSVPCASARSSRFAFSSSSRPRIHCALGGTVAEPKVTAAAEPLLLNAVRGEDVERPPVWLMRQAGRYMKSYQIICEKYPSFRERSENVDLVVEISLQPWKVFKPDGVILFSDILTPLSGMNIPFDIVKGKGPIIFNPLCTAADVDLVTEFVPGDSVPYVGEALTILRKEVDNKAAVLGFVGAPFTLASYVVEGGSSKHFTKIKGLAFSEPKVLHALLQKFATSMAKYIQYQAESGAQAVQIFDSWATELSPVDFEEFSLPYLKQIVDAVKRTHPNLPLILYASGSGGLLERLALTGVDVVSLDWTVDMAEGRRRLGQDIAVQGNVDPGVLFGSKEFITNRINDTVRKAGRGKHILNLGHGIVVGTPEENVAHFFEVAKGLRY